From the Hylaeus volcanicus isolate JK05 chromosome 4, UHH_iyHylVolc1.0_haploid, whole genome shotgun sequence genome, one window contains:
- the LOC128875671 gene encoding ATP-dependent DNA helicase PIF1 — translation MDQDNCSVTCSVIIEQTDLHGSIQKKLNHRTATLRLVRNNFREMFVEIRAEKSNLVTKLPLKSISVFNKFMTDGKASIKFKDDNCTLFLSNAPTTQLINFLKTIYIKITNQSGQGLKNPLKEKLLSNKSLGGHQEISPATSAEVNRAKERAIGVSRATITTPSPSAAKKRKRTDENGIRSTSAKKLYENPTVTQITEEQSKVLNAVVNGKNVFFTGSAGTGKSFLLKKIIAALPPDATMATASTGVAACHIGGITLHQFAGIGLGTAQLGRCYQMAARNSASFWRKTKHLIIDEISMVEATYFEKIEAVARHIRRNERPFGGIQLILCGDFFQLPPVSRDKTAKFCFQSEAWEKCVHFNFELRTVHRQKDPEFINILNNIRIGRITDNIVETLKATAKQKIENNGILATRLCSHVNEAEEINEFQLNELKGESKVFVAQDSDQSMTTTMNQQLNVPGKLTLKEGAQVMLLKNINISNGLVNGARGVVIKFVDNVPVVQFKSGNKFHLNWHGPFLFIKVRV, via the exons ATGGATCAAGATAACTGTTCGGTGACTTGCTCTGTGATAATAGAACAAACGGACTTGCATGGCTCGATTCAAAAGAAGTTAAATCATCGAACGGCAACTCTACGCTtagttagaaataattttcgtgAAATGTTCGTCGAAATACGAGCCGAGAAATCAAACCTAGTAACGAAGCTGCCGCTAAAGTCCATCTCcgtttttaacaaatttatgacTGATGGGAAAGCTTCTATAAAGTTTAAGGATGATAATTGTACGCTATTCTTGTCGAATGCACCGACTACTCAactaatcaattttttgaagacaatatacatcaaaataaCGAACCAGTCAGGACAGGGATTGAAAAATCCATTGAAAGAGAAACTACTTTCTAATAAGTCATTGGGTGGCCACCAGGAAATTAGTCCTGCAACAAGTGCAGAGGTAAACAGGGCCAAAGAGAGGGCTATCGGCGTTTCACGTGCAACAATTACTACACCATCCCCTAGTGCTgcaaaaaagaggaaacgtaCAGATGAAAATGGGATAAGAAGCACTTCTGCAAAGAAACTTTATGAAAATCCGACAGTGACACAAATTACAGAAGAACAAAGCAAAGTTTTAAATGCGGTAGTGaatggaaaaaatgtattttttactGGGAGTGCTGGTACTGGTAAATCATTTCtactgaaaaaaataatagcagCGCTTCCTCCTGATGCTACAATGGCTACAGCAAGTACTGGAGTTGCAGCTTGTCATATAGGTGGGATTACTTTACACCAGTTTGCAGGAATAGGCCTGGGAACTGCTCAGTTAGGAAGATGTTACCAAATGGCTGCTCGTAATTCTGCTAGCTTCtggagaaaaacaaaacatttgataATCGATGAGATTTCTATGGTTGAGGCaacatattttgaaaaaattgaagctgTTGCTAGGCATATACGTAGAAATGAAAGACCTTTTGGTGGGATACAACTGATTTTATGTGGAGACTTCTTTCAATTACCACCTGTCTCTAGAGATAAAACAGCAAAGTTCTGTTTTCAAAGTGAAGCATGGGAAAAGTGTGTACACTTTAATTTTGAACTACGAACTGTTCATAGACAGAAGGACCCtgagtttataaatattttgaataatattaggATAGGTAGAATCACAGACAATATTGTGGAAACTCTTAAAGCAACagctaaacaaaaaattgagaacaATGGAATTTTAGCAACAAGACTTTGTTCTCATGTAAATGAAGCTGAAGAGATTAATGAGtttcaattaaacgaattGAAAGGTGAATCCAAAGTATTCGTAGCTCAAGACTCTGATCAATCTATGACTACAACCATGAATCAACAGTTAAATGTTCCTGGTAAACTTACATTGAAAGAAGGTGCCCAAGTGATGttactgaaaaatataaatatttctaatggTCTAGTAAACGGAGCCAGGGGTGTAGTTATCAAGTTTGTGGATAATGTACCAGtagttcaatttaaatcaG GAAACAAGTTCCACTTAAACTGGCATGGGCCTTTTCTATTCATAAAAGTCAGGGTTTGA
- the LOC128875677 gene encoding DNA replication complex GINS protein PSF3 isoform X1, whose amino-acid sequence MACLQSYSPNYFAINDILSSEERISCKIEVELPGLGSLCFMFTNLSHPNQTTLLLICRQIVSPLHIINKCFLDSSSQSENIKVGSKLEFPLWLAESLKNLQNPVVTVQIPNIFKEGYREILGADADAVTLSKWNPYFYELGIHVQKFGDRESDQITESLLQTFKSRFRLVMDWAQNPISDPTLETQLPRLERDLFLHGRKAKVRLLEWLKMGTNSILPSEITANLKKRKRSDYELE is encoded by the exons ATGGCATGCCTTCAAAGTTATTCACccaattattttgcaataaacgATATTTTGAGCTCCGAAGAACGTATATCTTGCAAAATCGAAGTAGAATTGCCGGGACTAGGTAGTCTTTGCTTTATGTTTACTAACCTTAGCCATCCTAACCAAACtacattgttattaatttGCCGCCAAATAGTATCACCATtacacataataaataaat GCTTTTTGGATTCATCGTCCCAGTCTGAAAATATAAAGGTGGGATCAAAACTGGAGTTTCCATTATGGTTAGCAGAGTCATTGAAAAACCTGCAGAATCCTGTAGTCACTGTTCAAAtaccaaatatatttaaagaaggATACAG ggAAATTTTAGGAGCTGATGCAGATGCTGTTACTTTAAGCAAATGGAATCCTTACTTCTATGAGTTGGGAATTCATGTGCAGAAATTTGGTGACAGAGAATCCGACCAGATAACTGAAAGTTTGTTACAG ACATTTAAGTCTCGTTTTCGATTAGTTATGGATTGGGCTCAAAATCCAATATCGGATCCAACATTGGAGACTCAACTTCCTCGACTTGAAAGAGATCTTTTTCTGCATGGAAGAAAGGCTAAAGTTCGATTGTTAGAGTGGTTGAAAATGGGTACTAATAGCATCCTTCCTTCTGAAATTACAGCTAACttgaagaaacgaaaacgttcAGACTACGAACTTgagtga
- the LOC128875668 gene encoding protein brunelleschi isoform X1 — protein MRSAISVILSSPVPDNKMSHPDYEQTAHDHAALLLLLRPIGTQIKQKTVTRLCERIIKAGSRFTVADSTGGTREIIARFVKEHPVENNDWGDFQTHRRLLGLITFGKYDNQAELNELCRIHETLKVKYTATLYDSRAILFGPVESNNPHEPPLSFSTPSNFKTRGVFYTDEICSDLEVHIMECLNSLFWILESKRLERSREKIDRVSLLLAPFEKKDFIGLDLESRNNRKRCVGRMTKHLGDLCLQAGLPADALSNYNSAASVLQAVNDWLWLGAAFEGLCAASALVLYPNMCRSLPLQRNSSLQEGSPGKQRRGSQAVNALPSPPAVEVVKSNMPHILLPEEISKKYREAIVHYSKYQYAGIIETEASFKATRISIEQNCTLQAASYLNNVVLINLPLSEQEKIDRFTTLSDLYISFGFIRKASFCLRLAATRHVSQNNPNPDWQQCYNLMLQATSGFKLSLDPIDMSPDTHRGWPVIQIQVINELVVAANRMGNPALATRHMTFLLQTMYNYLTPNERKETALQLQNVSQQCEGAPVPLVLDSGTVIPPANLTNIPKTKSFVLKNMQPHLQPQKIERVKEDHGPFLFTPINFGSLERKNTSKSKVDYLWVEGDICEVSMQLINPLPFELHVSNMRLLTNGIVFESIPESITLPAESGPIAVTLAGRPKEIGDLEILGFSTHTLGVKSNCRLRSMEGMAHPQYTVEVVPALPRIEVATSLPQTASFSSGDNIVTSASISLYGGESAECTVTITNSGQVPIETIELSVQSTLDTITENKIFKWNDENLMSQLPLQPGVSASLTLYLYAATDFIASTSRNDITSSTYLSQPSSLMSHSGHSSLPSRLSSPSHTKRQSELTSSFRSGLSSHSGNSSMASSRLSKLAVPLHTSNVIEGQLKIKYSGGNGLTAGYCRTSSVFVTIEMLPSVQITNWDVLPAETPSQFYLVLDLTNMTNHEMELHYTQTKCIYMEGKEPCRIPVPVDRCPLNKLSMLNGVGDIGELQQICSEHIASLVDLRWQLLGTESIGKATLSGITLTQDMLDLVRMSPLQWEIKINDALVKAQDELTCSLGECVSIGIGICNALKHPLSDLILSINFYQDHHNGVNNYQLETRLSIAGANKVILPALQEYGRVYHECRVVFFTAGQYKIDIQCCSKESAPNTPILCSELINAGHTWRYIPPIEITVDDY, from the exons ATGCGCTCGGCTATCAGTGTTATTTTGTCGAGTCCGGTACCCGACAATAAAATGTCTCATCCCGATTACGAGCAAACTGCTCACGATCATGCGGCCCTACTTTTGCTCCTGAGGCCCATTGGTACacaaatcaaacaaaaaacTGTCACCAGGTTATGCGAACGAATAATTAAAGCAGGTAGCAGATTTACTGTCGCCGATTCTACAGGTGGAACCCGTGAAATCATTGCTAGATTTGTCAAAGAACATCCCGTGGAAAACAATGATTGGGGAGATTTTCAAACGCACAGAAGACTATTAGGATTAATCACATTTGGAAAATATGACAACCAAGCTGAACTCAACGAATTATGTAGAATTCACGAAAccttaaaagtaaaatacacTGCAACACTATATGATTCACGTGCTATACTTTTTGGGCCGGTGGAATCAAACAATCCACACGAACCACCACTGTCATTTAGCACTCCTTCAAACTTCAAAACACGTGGTGTATTTTATACCGATGAGATCTGCTCTGATCTTGAAGTTCACATTATGGAGTGCCTTAATTCTCTGTTTTGGATTCTGGAATCCAAAAGATTGGAAAGGTCCAGAGAAAAAATAGATAGGGTTTCCCTTTTGTTAGCAccttttgaaaagaaagattttaTAGGATTAGATTTGGAATccagaaataatagaaaaagatgtgtaGGTCGTATGACTAAACATTTAGGTGATTTATGTCTTCAAGCTGGACTTCCAGCAGATGCTTTAAGCAACTATAATTCTGCAGCCAGTGTGTTACAAGCTGTCAATGATTGGCTATGGCTAGGAGCAGCATTTGAAGGTTTATGTGCAGCATCTGCTTTAGTGTTATATCCAAATATGTGTAGAAGTCTTCCATTGCAAAGAAACTCTTCCCTTCAAGAAGGAAGTCCAGGTAAGCAGAG ACGAGGTTCACAAGCGGTTAATGCTTTACCATCACCACCTGCTGTAGAAGTAGTAAAGAGCAATATGCCACATATTTTGCTACCTgaagaaatatcaaagaaatacCGTGAAGCAATAGTTCATTATAGCAAATATCAATATGCTGGAATAATAGAGACAGAAGCTAGTTTTAAAGCTACAAGGATTTCTATAGAGCAAAATTGCACTTTACAAGCTgcttcatatttaaataatgttgtaCTTATAAATTTACCATTAAGTGAACAAGAGAAA ATTGATCGATTTACCACATTGTCAGATTTATATATAAGTTTTGGTTTTATAAGAAAAGCATCTTTTTGCTTAAGATTAGCTGCAACAAGACATGTGTCTCAAAATAATCCCAACCCAGATTGGCAGCAAtgttataatttaatgttacaAGCTACTTCTGGATTTAAGCTATCTTTAGATCCTATTGACATGTCTCCTG ATACACATAGGGGTTGGCCAGTTATTCAAATACAAGTAATAAATGAACTTGTTGTTGCTGCTAACCGTATGGGTAATCCAGCACTTGCGACAAGACATATGACATTTTTACTTCAAACAATGTATAACTATTTGACGCCTAACGAACGCAAGGAAACTGCGCTACAGCTTCAAAATGTATCTCAACAGTGTGAAGGTGCACCTGTACCACTC GTTTTAGATTCTGGAACAGTTATACCACCTGCCAATCTaacaaatattccaaaaacaaaatcgttcgttttgaaaaatatgcaacCACATCTTCAGcctcaaaaaattgaaagagtcAAGGAAGACCATGGGCCTTTTCTATTTACACCAATTAATTTTGGTTCAttagagagaaaaaatacATCCAAAAGTAAAGTTG ATTACTTATGGGTTGAGGGTGATATTTGTGAAGTATCAATGCAACTTATTAATCCCTTACCATTTGAACTTCATGTGTCTAATATGAGACTCCTTACAAATGGAATAGTATTTGAATCAATCCCGGAGAGTATTACGCTTCCTGCTGAGTCAGGACCAATTGCGGTAACGTTAGCAGGAAGGCCTAAAGAAATTGGAGACTTAGAAATACTCGGCTTTAGTACGCATACATTAGGAGTGAAATCTAACTGCAGATTAAGGTCCATGGAAGGAATGGCTCATCCTCAATATACCGTTGAAGTAGTTCCAGCCTTACCAAGGATAGAAGTGGCCACAAGTTTACCTCAAACTGCAAGTTTCAGTTCTGGAGATAATATAGTAACTAGTGCAAGTATATCACTCTATGGTGGTGAAAG TGCTGAGTGTACTGTAACTATTACAAATTCCGGCCAAGTTCCTATTGAAACTATAGAACTATCGGTACAATCTACACTAGATACGATAACCgagaacaaaatattcaaatggaaCGATGAAAACTTAATGTCACAATTACCTTTACAACCTGGTGTCAGTGCGAGTCTTACCTTATATTTGTACGCGGCTACAGATTTTATAGCATCTACGTCCCGGAATG ACATTACCAGCAGTACATATCTTAGTCAGCCAAGCAGTTTAATGTCTCATTCGGGACACAGTTCGTTACCATCTAGATTAAGTTCTCCATCGCATACCAAGCGACAATCCGAGCTAACTTCCTCGTTTAGATCAGGCTTAAGTTCTCACTCTGGTAACTCTTCCATGGCCAGTTCGCGTTTATCGAAACTTGCTGTTCCGTTACATACTTCAAATGTTATCGAGggtcaattaaaaataaagtactcAGGTGGTAACGGTTTAACGGCAGGTTATTGCCGTACTTCGTCTGTGTTTGTAACCATTGAAATGTTACCTAGcgtacaaattacaaattggGATGTACTTCCAGCAGAAAC gCCATCGCAGTTTTATCTCGTATTAGATTTAACAAATATGACCAATCATGAAATGGAATTACATTATACACAAactaaatgtatatatatggaGGGAAAAGAACCGTGTAGAATTCCTGTACCAGTTGATCGATGCCCGctcaataaattatctatg TTAAACGGAGTCGGTGATATTGGAGAACttcaacaaatttgttcagaACACATTGCCTCGTTAGTTGATTTACGGTGGCAATTATTAGGCACAGAATCAATTGGAAAAGCAACCCTATCCGGCATTACTCTCACTCAAGATATGTTAGACCTCGTTAGAATGAGTCCTTTACAATGGG aaataaaaataaatgatgcaCTTGTAAAGGCACAAGATGAACTTACATGTAGTTTAGGCGAATGTGTTAGCATTGGAATAGGGATATGTAATGCTTTGAAACATCCATTGAGCGATCTTATATTGTCTATTAATTTCTATCAAGATCATCATAATGGagttaataattatcaattagAAACGAGGCTATCAATCGCTGGTGCAAACAAAGTTATACTTCCAGCT ttacaAGAATATGGAAGAGTTTATCACGAATGTCGTGTTGTATTCTTCACGGCTGgacaatataaaatagatattcagTGTTGCAGTAAAGAATCAGCCCCAAATACACCAATACTTTGTTCGGAATTAATAAATGCTGGGCATACATGGCGTTATATACCACCAATAGAAATAACTGTTGACGACTATTAA
- the LOC128875677 gene encoding DNA replication complex GINS protein PSF3 isoform X2, which yields MACLQSYSPNYFAINDILSSEERISCKIEVELPGLGFLDSSSQSENIKVGSKLEFPLWLAESLKNLQNPVVTVQIPNIFKEGYREILGADADAVTLSKWNPYFYELGIHVQKFGDRESDQITESLLQTFKSRFRLVMDWAQNPISDPTLETQLPRLERDLFLHGRKAKVRLLEWLKMGTNSILPSEITANLKKRKRSDYELE from the exons ATGGCATGCCTTCAAAGTTATTCACccaattattttgcaataaacgATATTTTGAGCTCCGAAGAACGTATATCTTGCAAAATCGAAGTAGAATTGCCGGGACTAG GCTTTTTGGATTCATCGTCCCAGTCTGAAAATATAAAGGTGGGATCAAAACTGGAGTTTCCATTATGGTTAGCAGAGTCATTGAAAAACCTGCAGAATCCTGTAGTCACTGTTCAAAtaccaaatatatttaaagaaggATACAG ggAAATTTTAGGAGCTGATGCAGATGCTGTTACTTTAAGCAAATGGAATCCTTACTTCTATGAGTTGGGAATTCATGTGCAGAAATTTGGTGACAGAGAATCCGACCAGATAACTGAAAGTTTGTTACAG ACATTTAAGTCTCGTTTTCGATTAGTTATGGATTGGGCTCAAAATCCAATATCGGATCCAACATTGGAGACTCAACTTCCTCGACTTGAAAGAGATCTTTTTCTGCATGGAAGAAAGGCTAAAGTTCGATTGTTAGAGTGGTTGAAAATGGGTACTAATAGCATCCTTCCTTCTGAAATTACAGCTAACttgaagaaacgaaaacgttcAGACTACGAACTTgagtga
- the LOC128875668 gene encoding protein brunelleschi isoform X2, with amino-acid sequence MPHILLPEEISKKYREAIVHYSKYQYAGIIETEASFKATRISIEQNCTLQAASYLNNVVLINLPLSEQEKIDRFTTLSDLYISFGFIRKASFCLRLAATRHVSQNNPNPDWQQCYNLMLQATSGFKLSLDPIDMSPDTHRGWPVIQIQVINELVVAANRMGNPALATRHMTFLLQTMYNYLTPNERKETALQLQNVSQQCEGAPVPLVLDSGTVIPPANLTNIPKTKSFVLKNMQPHLQPQKIERVKEDHGPFLFTPINFGSLERKNTSKSKVDYLWVEGDICEVSMQLINPLPFELHVSNMRLLTNGIVFESIPESITLPAESGPIAVTLAGRPKEIGDLEILGFSTHTLGVKSNCRLRSMEGMAHPQYTVEVVPALPRIEVATSLPQTASFSSGDNIVTSASISLYGGESAECTVTITNSGQVPIETIELSVQSTLDTITENKIFKWNDENLMSQLPLQPGVSASLTLYLYAATDFIASTSRNDITSSTYLSQPSSLMSHSGHSSLPSRLSSPSHTKRQSELTSSFRSGLSSHSGNSSMASSRLSKLAVPLHTSNVIEGQLKIKYSGGNGLTAGYCRTSSVFVTIEMLPSVQITNWDVLPAETPSQFYLVLDLTNMTNHEMELHYTQTKCIYMEGKEPCRIPVPVDRCPLNKLSMLNGVGDIGELQQICSEHIASLVDLRWQLLGTESIGKATLSGITLTQDMLDLVRMSPLQWEIKINDALVKAQDELTCSLGECVSIGIGICNALKHPLSDLILSINFYQDHHNGVNNYQLETRLSIAGANKVILPALQEYGRVYHECRVVFFTAGQYKIDIQCCSKESAPNTPILCSELINAGHTWRYIPPIEITVDDY; translated from the exons ATGCCACATATTTTGCTACCTgaagaaatatcaaagaaatacCGTGAAGCAATAGTTCATTATAGCAAATATCAATATGCTGGAATAATAGAGACAGAAGCTAGTTTTAAAGCTACAAGGATTTCTATAGAGCAAAATTGCACTTTACAAGCTgcttcatatttaaataatgttgtaCTTATAAATTTACCATTAAGTGAACAAGAGAAA ATTGATCGATTTACCACATTGTCAGATTTATATATAAGTTTTGGTTTTATAAGAAAAGCATCTTTTTGCTTAAGATTAGCTGCAACAAGACATGTGTCTCAAAATAATCCCAACCCAGATTGGCAGCAAtgttataatttaatgttacaAGCTACTTCTGGATTTAAGCTATCTTTAGATCCTATTGACATGTCTCCTG ATACACATAGGGGTTGGCCAGTTATTCAAATACAAGTAATAAATGAACTTGTTGTTGCTGCTAACCGTATGGGTAATCCAGCACTTGCGACAAGACATATGACATTTTTACTTCAAACAATGTATAACTATTTGACGCCTAACGAACGCAAGGAAACTGCGCTACAGCTTCAAAATGTATCTCAACAGTGTGAAGGTGCACCTGTACCACTC GTTTTAGATTCTGGAACAGTTATACCACCTGCCAATCTaacaaatattccaaaaacaaaatcgttcgttttgaaaaatatgcaacCACATCTTCAGcctcaaaaaattgaaagagtcAAGGAAGACCATGGGCCTTTTCTATTTACACCAATTAATTTTGGTTCAttagagagaaaaaatacATCCAAAAGTAAAGTTG ATTACTTATGGGTTGAGGGTGATATTTGTGAAGTATCAATGCAACTTATTAATCCCTTACCATTTGAACTTCATGTGTCTAATATGAGACTCCTTACAAATGGAATAGTATTTGAATCAATCCCGGAGAGTATTACGCTTCCTGCTGAGTCAGGACCAATTGCGGTAACGTTAGCAGGAAGGCCTAAAGAAATTGGAGACTTAGAAATACTCGGCTTTAGTACGCATACATTAGGAGTGAAATCTAACTGCAGATTAAGGTCCATGGAAGGAATGGCTCATCCTCAATATACCGTTGAAGTAGTTCCAGCCTTACCAAGGATAGAAGTGGCCACAAGTTTACCTCAAACTGCAAGTTTCAGTTCTGGAGATAATATAGTAACTAGTGCAAGTATATCACTCTATGGTGGTGAAAG TGCTGAGTGTACTGTAACTATTACAAATTCCGGCCAAGTTCCTATTGAAACTATAGAACTATCGGTACAATCTACACTAGATACGATAACCgagaacaaaatattcaaatggaaCGATGAAAACTTAATGTCACAATTACCTTTACAACCTGGTGTCAGTGCGAGTCTTACCTTATATTTGTACGCGGCTACAGATTTTATAGCATCTACGTCCCGGAATG ACATTACCAGCAGTACATATCTTAGTCAGCCAAGCAGTTTAATGTCTCATTCGGGACACAGTTCGTTACCATCTAGATTAAGTTCTCCATCGCATACCAAGCGACAATCCGAGCTAACTTCCTCGTTTAGATCAGGCTTAAGTTCTCACTCTGGTAACTCTTCCATGGCCAGTTCGCGTTTATCGAAACTTGCTGTTCCGTTACATACTTCAAATGTTATCGAGggtcaattaaaaataaagtactcAGGTGGTAACGGTTTAACGGCAGGTTATTGCCGTACTTCGTCTGTGTTTGTAACCATTGAAATGTTACCTAGcgtacaaattacaaattggGATGTACTTCCAGCAGAAAC gCCATCGCAGTTTTATCTCGTATTAGATTTAACAAATATGACCAATCATGAAATGGAATTACATTATACACAAactaaatgtatatatatggaGGGAAAAGAACCGTGTAGAATTCCTGTACCAGTTGATCGATGCCCGctcaataaattatctatg TTAAACGGAGTCGGTGATATTGGAGAACttcaacaaatttgttcagaACACATTGCCTCGTTAGTTGATTTACGGTGGCAATTATTAGGCACAGAATCAATTGGAAAAGCAACCCTATCCGGCATTACTCTCACTCAAGATATGTTAGACCTCGTTAGAATGAGTCCTTTACAATGGG aaataaaaataaatgatgcaCTTGTAAAGGCACAAGATGAACTTACATGTAGTTTAGGCGAATGTGTTAGCATTGGAATAGGGATATGTAATGCTTTGAAACATCCATTGAGCGATCTTATATTGTCTATTAATTTCTATCAAGATCATCATAATGGagttaataattatcaattagAAACGAGGCTATCAATCGCTGGTGCAAACAAAGTTATACTTCCAGCT ttacaAGAATATGGAAGAGTTTATCACGAATGTCGTGTTGTATTCTTCACGGCTGgacaatataaaatagatattcagTGTTGCAGTAAAGAATCAGCCCCAAATACACCAATACTTTGTTCGGAATTAATAAATGCTGGGCATACATGGCGTTATATACCACCAATAGAAATAACTGTTGACGACTATTAA